The DNA window GCTCGCGCTGCCACTGGCCTATGTGGCCATCGCCTCCAGCCCGTACCGCATGAAGCGCATCCTGGCCTTCCTGGACCCGTGGGCGCATCGCCATGACGTGGGCTACCAGGTGGCGGAGTCGCTCATGTCCATCGGCTCGGGCGGAGTGGTGGGCCTGGGGCTGGGCGACGGGCGGCAGAAGCTCTTCTTCCTGCCGGAAGCCCATACGGACTTCATCTTCTCCATCCTGGGCGAGGAGACGGGGCTGGTGGGCGTGGGCGTGCTCGTCACGCTCTACGCCATCGTCCTGTGGCGCGGCGTGCGCGCGAGCCTGGCGGCGGGGGAGACCTTCGGCACGTACCTGGGCCTGGGCTTCACCTCCATCATCGCGTTCCAGGCCACGGTGAACATGTGCGTGGCCATGGGGCTGCTCCCGACGAAGGGGCTGACGCTGCCGTTCGTCTCGTACGGAGGCACGTCGCTGGTGGTGCTGATGTCCGCGGCGGGGGTGTTGTTGTCGCTGAGCGCCAGCGCGCAGGGAGCGCCGAAAGGCTCACGGGCAGGCTCGGAGTTGAGGGAGGTGGCGGCGTGAAGGTGCTCATCGCGGGAGGCGGCACCGGTGGACATCTCTTTCCCGGCATCGCGCTGGCGGAAGAGGTGGTGACGCGTCACCACGCCAACGAGGTCGTCTTCGTGGGCACGGAGCGGGGCCTGGAGGCGCGCGTGGTTCCGCGCGAGGGCTATCCGCTGGAGCTGGTGAAGGTGCAGGGCCTCAAGGGCAAGGGCCTCTTCTCGCTGCTCAAGGCGCTGGTGGCGCTGCCCCTGGCCTTCATCGAGTCGTTTCGCATCCTCGTGCGACAGAAGCCGGACGTGGTGGTGGGCGTGGGCGGCTATGCGAGCGGGCCGGTGGTGCTGGCCGCGTGGCTGATGGGCATCCCCACCGCCATCCAGGAGCAGAACGCGCTGCCGGGCCTCACCAACAAGGTGCTGGGCAAGGTGGTGCGCGTGGTCTTCATCGCCTTCGAGGAGGCGCGGCGCTTCTTCCCCGAGAAGAAGGTGCAGCTCATCGGCAACCCCATCCGCCGCAAGCTGATGGACAACTACCTGCGCAGCCACGTGGCGCACGAGAACTTCTCGGTGCTCGTCTTCGGCGGCAGCCTGGGCGCGCGGGGCATCAACCAGCGGATGCTGGAGGCGCTCGACTCGCTGGGGGACTTGAAGGGCGACGTGCGCTTCGTGCACCAGACGGGGAAGAACGACCTGGAGATGGTGCGCAAGGGCTACGCGGACAAGGGCTTCCAGGCGGAGGTGGTGGAGTTCATCGACGACATGTCGAGCGCGTATGCGAAGGCGGACCTCGTCGTCTGTCGCGCGGGCGCCACCACGCTGGCGGAGCTCACGGTGTGCAAGAAGGCGAGCATCCTCATTCCCTTCCCGCACGCGACGGATGACCACCAGACGGTGAATGCGCGGGCGTTGGTGGACGCGGGCGCGGCGTTGATGTTCCAGGAGTCGGAGCTGACGGGGCAGAAGCTGGCGGAGACGCTGCGGACGCTGAAGTCGCAGCCGGAGCGTCTCAAGGGCATGGAGAAGAAGGCGGCGCTGCTAGGCCGTCCCGAGGCGGCGAAGGAGCTGGCGGACGTGTGTGTTGACCTGATGGTGCAGACCTGGGGCCCCAGTGGCCGCGAGCGCGCCACCCCCGAGGCGAAGAAGGCACCCAGGAGCGAGTCGTGACGAAGAACAAGCCTCAGAGTCTCTTCAAGACGCGGCATGCCGCGCAGGTGCACTTCGTGGGCATCGGCGGCATTGGCATGAGTGGTATCGCCGAGGTGCTCATCAACCTCGGCTACCGGGTGTCGGGCTCCGATTTGAGGGAGAGCGACATCACCCGGCGCCTGGCGGGCATGGGCGCCACCATCTTCGAGGGACACAAGGCGCAGAACCTGGTCCAGGCCGACGTGGTGGTGATTTCGTCGGCGGTGCGCAAGGACAACCCCGAGGTCGTCACCGCGCGTCAGCGGAAGATTCCCGTCATCCCGCGCGCGGAGATGCTCGCGGAGTTGATGCGGCTGAAGTACTCGGTCGCGGTGGCCGGCAGCCACGGCAAGACGACGACGACGTCCATGGTGGCCACGGTGCTGAGCGCCGCGGGCCTGGACCCGACGGCGGTGGTCGGCGGCAAGGTGAACGTCCTCGACTCCAACGCCAAGCTCGGCAACAGCGAGCTGATGGTGGTGGAGGCGGACGAGAGCGACGGCAGCTTCCTCAAGCTGCACCCGTCCATCTCCATCGTCACCAACATCGACCCGGAGCACATGGACCACTACGGCTCGCTGGAGACGCTCCAGACGGCCTTCGTGGAGTTCTGCAACCGGGTTCCCTTCTACGGCCTCAACGTGCTGTGCCTGGACAACCCCAACGTCCAGGCGCTGCTGCCGCGCATCGAGAAGCGCTTCGTCACGTACGGCAGCTCGCACATGGCGGACTACCGCCTGGAGAGCATCTCCCTGGACGGCTTCACGACGACGTTCCAGGCGTTCCGTCGCGAGGAGGCGCTGGGCGAGTTCCGCGTGCGCATGGTGGGCGCGCACAACGCCTTCAACGCGCTGGCCGTCATCGCCGTGGCGGAGGAGATGGACATCCCGCTGGAGACGGTGCGCTCCGCGCTGGCCGAGTTCGGTGGCGTGCAGCGTCGCTTCACGGTGAAGGGCGAGGCGAAGGGCATCACCGTGGTGGATGACTACGGTCACCATCCCACGGAGGTGCTGGCCACGCTCGCGGGCGCGCGTCGCGCGTTCGGCCGGCGCGTGGTGGTGGCCTTCCAGCCGCACCGCTACACGCGCACGCATGACCTGATGAAGGAGTTCACCACCGCGTTCAACGACGCGGACGTGCTCTTCGTCAGCAGCGTCTACGCGGCCGGTGAGGAGCCGATTCCTGGTGCGACGGGAGACGCGCTGGCGGACGCCATCCGCGCGCACGGGCACCGCGACGTGACGTATGTCCCGAAGCGCACGGAGCTGCCCGCGGCGCTGCTGCCCCGGCTGCGCGAGGGCGACCTGGTGCTGACGCTGGGCGCGGGCGACATCACCCACGTGGGCCCGGACCTCTTGAGCCTGCTCAACGCCCCCGCCGTGACGAAGGGCTAGCCGTCATGGTGGACGAGGGCGTGAAGACCGCGCTGGCGGCGCGCTTTGAGCAGGTGCCGGAGTGTGAGGTGAAGGCCGGGGCTCCCCTGGCGCCGCTCATCAGCGTCAGGGTGGGCGGGGCGGCGGAGGCGTTGGTGCGTCCGCGCTCGGTCGATGCGCTGGTGGCCTTGCTGAAGCTCGCGCGGGACGAGGGTGCTCCCGTCACCATCCTGGGTGGGGGCGCCAACACGCTGGTGGGAGACGGCGGCGTGCCGGGGCTCACCGTGAAGGTTCCGGGAACGCTGTTCCCGGAGGAGCTCGAGGTGGGGGCCGAGGAAGGCCTCATCACCTTGTGCGCGGGCTCGGCCATCGTGCGCATCGTCAACGTGATGCGGGCCCAGGGACTGGTGGGCGCGGAGTTCCTCGCGGGCATCCCCGGGACGCTGGGCGGCGCGGTGTCGATGAACGCGGGCACCAAGAATGGCGAGGCCTTCCGGGTCATCGACGCGGTGGAGGTGGCCACGGCCGACGGGGTGGGGTGGCTCACCAAGGCACAGATTCCGCATTCCTACCGGCACTCGGAGCTGCCTCCGGGTGGCGTGGTGACGCGGGTTCGCTTCCGTCTCCCCAAGGGCGATGTGGACGCCTCCAAGGCGGCGATGGACGCGGACCTGGGCTACCGCAAGCGGACGCAGCCCTTGAGCCAGCCCAACTTCGGGAGCGTCTTCACCAACCCGCCGGGCGACCATGCCGGGCGGCTCATCGAGCGCGTGGGCCTGAAGGGGCACACGCTGGGGCGGGCGCAGATTTCGACGCTGCACGCCAACTGGATTGTGAACCTGGGCGGGGCCACCGCCCGGGACGTGCTGGGCCTCATCACGCTGATGCAGACGCGTGTGCGCGAGGAGACCGGCGTGGAGATGAAACCCGAAGTCAAACGCGTGGGGGAGTTCCTGCCATGACAGTCATTCGCGGTGCCTTCAGCAAGGATGAGCTCAAGCACAAGCGCGTGGGCGTGTTGTACGGCGGCCTCTCCGCCGAGCGCGAGGTGTCCCTGCGCACCGGCGCCGCCGTGGCCGAGGCGCTGCGCTCGCTGGGCTACACGGTGGTGGACATCGACGTGGGGAAGGACCTGCCCGCGCGCCTCGTCGCCGAGAAGGTGGACGTAGCATGGCTGGCGGTGCACGGCCGCTACGGCGAGGACGGCAGCCTCCAGGGACTGCTCGAGTCCATGTTCATTCCTTACACGGGCAGTGGCGTGCTGGCCTCCGCGCTGGGCATGGACAAGGTCTACGCCAAGCAGGTCTTCGTGGCGCATGGCATCCCCACGCCCGCCTACCGCGCGTTCCACGACGAGGCCTCCGCGCTGGTGGCGGGGGACTCACTGCCGTTTCCCTTCCCCGTCGTCGTGAAGCCCAGCCGCGAGGGCAGCAGCGTGGGCGTGCACATCTGCAAGACGCGCGACGCGTATGACGCCGCGGTGCGGGATGCGGCGAAGTACGCGGGCACCCTCCTGGTGGAGCAGTTCGTCAAGGGCCGCGAAGTGCAAGGTGGAGTCCTGGACGATGAAGCCCTGGGCGTCATCGAGGTTCGCGCCGCACGCGAGTTCTACGACTACGATGCGAAGTACAAGGCGGGCACTGGCACGCAGTACCTCTTCCCCGCGCCCCTTCCTCCGGATCAGTATGCACGGGTCAATGAGGTGTGCCTGGGCGCGCACCGGGCCCTGGGCTGTGCAGGGGCGTCGCGCTCGGATGTCATCGTCACCGAGGGAGGCGCTGTGTTCCTGCTGGAAACCAACACGCTGCCGGGTATGACGGCCACCAGCCTGCTGCCCAAGATTGCGGCTGGACGCGGGATTGATTTCCCGTCCTTGTGTGAGCGCCTGTTGCAAGGGGCCTGTCTCAAGGCTTAGAAGGCGCCCCCCTCTCGAATCCCCCCGAAGTCCCGGGCCCCTCGTGGGTTCCGGGGCGCTACAGCAACGTGGCTGTCGCCAAAAACTGGCGTGGAGAAACATCCGCGCGCAGCATGCGTGTCACCGTTCCCTCACCATGGCCTTTGGTCGAAACAAGAACCGCCGACGTCAGGACGCCGCCCAGCGAAACGAGGCGGTCAAAGGCGCGGTGCGTTCGAAGGGACCGGGCGTGATGAAGGTGCTGGCGCTGACGCTGGCGACGGGCCTGTTGGTGTGGGGTGGGGTGGAGCTGCGGCGCTGGGCGCTCCAGTCTCCGCGGTTCGAACTGGCGGCGGTGTCGTTCTCCGGCCTGCAGCGCGCCTCGCGCGTGGAGTTGCTGCGGCTGGCGGCGCTGACGAAGGGGCAGAACCTGTGGGCGTTGGACGTGGGGGCGCTGGAGCGCACCATGCTTCAGCACCCGTGGGTGAAGAAGGTGGAGGTGACTCGGCGTTTCCCCAACCGCGTGTCGGTCGCGGTGACGGAGCACGTGCCGGAGGCACTGGCGGTGCTGGGCGAGCTGTACGTGCTGGACGAGGAGGGCGAGCCCTTCAAGCGGGTGACGCCAGGGGATGGACTGGACCTGCCGCTCGTCACCGGGGTGGACCGGGAGGGCTACGTGGCGGACCCGGAGCAGGCGCGCCAGCGGTTCCAGGCAGCGCTGGAAGTGGCTCGGGCGTACACGAAGGAGGCGGTGGCGGGCAAGCCCGAGCGGCTGTCCGAGGTCCGGATGGAAGGGCGGGACGTGACGCTGGTGGCGGCTTCCGGTCAGGAAGTGCGCCTAGGCGAAGGAGATTCTGAGGTCAAGCTGCAGCGGTTGGCCCGTGTCCGGCGCGAACTGGGCGCCAGGGGGCTTGCAGCGGAGATCATTCACCTGGATAACCGGGCCCGGCCCGGTTGGGTGGCGGTGAAGATTTCGAGCCCCGTGTCCGAGAGGAACGGGAGCGCGAAGCAGTAAGAGGACGCCCCTTTCACGAGAGTGGGGGGCCTGGGAGGGTTGTCATGGCGAAGCAGAAGTCGGGGGAGATTATTGTCGGCCTCGACATCGGCACGACGAAGATTTGCGCCATCGTCGGGGAGCTGACCGACAGCGGTATCGACATCATCGGTATCGGGACGCATCCGTCGAAGGGGCTGCGTAAGGGCGTGGTGGTCAACATCGAGGCGACCGTCTCCTCCATCCGCCGCGCGATTGAAGAAGCGGAGCTGATGGCGGGCGCCGAGATTTCCCATGTCTACACGGGCATCGCCGGTGGCCACATCAAGGGCTTCAATTCCCAAGGCATCGTCGCGGTGAAGGACAAGGAGGTCCGCGAGGCGGACATCGCCCGAGTCATCGACGCGGCCAAGGCGGTGGCCATTCCCCTGGACCGGGAAGTCATCCACGTGCTGCCCCAGGAGTTCATCATCGATGACCAGGGCGGCATCAAGGAGCCCCTGGGCATGGCGGGCGTGCGCCTGGAGGCCAAGGTGCACATCGTCACGGGCGCCGTCTCCAGCGCGCAGAACATCGTCAAGTGCGCGAACCGGACGGGCCTGAATGTTTCAGACATCGTCCTGCAGCCCCTGGCGAGCGCCGAGGCGGTGCTGGGCGACGACGAGAAGGAGCTGGGTGTCTGTCTCGTCGACATCGGCGGCGGCACCACGGACATCGCCATCTTCTCGGGCGGCTCCATCGTTCACACGGCGGTGATTGCACTGGGTGGCAACAACCTCACCAGTGATATTGCCATCGGGTTGCGCACGCCGGCCCACGAGGCCGAGCGCATCAAGCAGAAGTACGGCTGCGCGCTGGCGTCGCTCATCAACAAGGACGACACGCTGGAAGTGCCGAGCGTGGGCGGGCGTCAGCCTCGCGTCCTCGGGCGGCAGATTCTCTGCGAGATTCTGGAGCCGCGCGTCGAGGAGATCTTCCAACTGGTGCACCGCGAGATCCAGAAGTGCGGCTACGAGGACCTGCTGGCCTCGGGCGTGGTGATTACCGGTGGCTCCACGCTGCTGGCGGGCATGCCGGAGCTGGCCGAGGAAGTGCTCGGGTTGCCGGTGCGTCGGGGCATGCCGCGCGGCATCGGCGGTCTGGTGGACGTGGTGAAGAGCCCGATGTACGCGACGGGCGTGGGCCTGGTCGTCTACGGCGCCAAGCACCTGGACCGGCGGATGTTCCGCATCCGTGAGGAGAACGTGTACAAGAAGGTGAAGGGCCGCATGCGCGAGTGGCTCGAGGAAATCTTCTAGCGCCGCGAGGACGCGACAGCGTTCCGGTGCAACGCGAGGGGCCCTTCCATCTGGAGGGGCCCTTCTGCTTTTTGGACGCAGTGCGCCATGGGTTTGATGGGCCGGGGGGCCCGGGCTGACGCGTCAGGGCGGGTGCGCTTCCCCGGATTGACGGGTCAATGGAGCCCAGAACGGGCGTTGGCTGGGGGGACAAAGGATCCGGTTTCCGGAATCTGGATCCGTGATTCGGATCCTCGGGCGGAAAGGTCCGGGAGTTGGCGCGACAACGTCCCGGAAGGATGTGCGCCGATAACTGGACGAGCACTGGCGCCGGGATTGCTATGTGCACTTCCAGCCGCCGGCATTTCCCTCTCCGTGTGGCGCAAGTCCTATGAATCCGAACTTACAATCTCCAGATTCGCTCGATGTGGCACGGAGTGTACGGGCCCGGTTGCCCGTCGCGGCGCTGCTGGCGGTCCTGTGCACCGCGTTGATGGCACCTGCCGCCGCCCGGGCCGAGGCCGACACGTTCCACCTGGGTGACGGCTCGGATGGGGCCCTCACTGTCAACGCGCCGGACACGACCATCAACACCTACACACGGGTGACGGCCGCGGTTCCCCCGGCCCAGAACTTCGTGAACGTCGCTTCGACGACGGGCTTCGCCTTGGGCGACCTGGTGCTGGTGTTCCAGACCGCGGGATTGACGGCGCCGGCCTCGGGCAGCCAGGCGCCCGTGGACCTGAACCTCGCGGCGAACATCGGGGTGGGGCGCTGGGAGTTTGCTCGCGTCTCGGCTCTGACGGCCACGCGCCTCACCTTCTCGGCTCCGCTCACGGTGCCCTTCGCGGCCAACGCGACGCAGGCCATCCGGGTTCCCGAGTACACGACGGTGACGGTGAACGCGGCGGGCAGCATCATCGCCCAGCCCTGGGACGGACAGGTGGGTGGTGTCGTCATCTTCCTTGCCCGCAATGGCGTGACGAACGCGGGCTCCATCTCCGCGAGTGGCGCGGGTTTCCGTGGTGGCGTCTTCGCCAACGGCGACGGCGATAGCTGCACGGGGGTGAACCAGGGCTATCCGGGCGGTGCGCCGAAGGGCGAGGGCGTGGTGCTGGCCGCCTATGACACCGAATTCCCGTTTGCTGCCAGCACGACGGGTTACGGCAACATCGCGAACGGTGCGGGCGGTGGCATCTGCCACAA is part of the Myxococcus landrumus genome and encodes:
- the murG gene encoding undecaprenyldiphospho-muramoylpentapeptide beta-N-acetylglucosaminyltransferase, producing the protein MKVLIAGGGTGGHLFPGIALAEEVVTRHHANEVVFVGTERGLEARVVPREGYPLELVKVQGLKGKGLFSLLKALVALPLAFIESFRILVRQKPDVVVGVGGYASGPVVLAAWLMGIPTAIQEQNALPGLTNKVLGKVVRVVFIAFEEARRFFPEKKVQLIGNPIRRKLMDNYLRSHVAHENFSVLVFGGSLGARGINQRMLEALDSLGDLKGDVRFVHQTGKNDLEMVRKGYADKGFQAEVVEFIDDMSSAYAKADLVVCRAGATTLAELTVCKKASILIPFPHATDDHQTVNARALVDAGAALMFQESELTGQKLAETLRTLKSQPERLKGMEKKAALLGRPEAAKELADVCVDLMVQTWGPSGRERATPEAKKAPRSES
- the murC gene encoding UDP-N-acetylmuramate--L-alanine ligase gives rise to the protein MTKNKPQSLFKTRHAAQVHFVGIGGIGMSGIAEVLINLGYRVSGSDLRESDITRRLAGMGATIFEGHKAQNLVQADVVVISSAVRKDNPEVVTARQRKIPVIPRAEMLAELMRLKYSVAVAGSHGKTTTTSMVATVLSAAGLDPTAVVGGKVNVLDSNAKLGNSELMVVEADESDGSFLKLHPSISIVTNIDPEHMDHYGSLETLQTAFVEFCNRVPFYGLNVLCLDNPNVQALLPRIEKRFVTYGSSHMADYRLESISLDGFTTTFQAFRREEALGEFRVRMVGAHNAFNALAVIAVAEEMDIPLETVRSALAEFGGVQRRFTVKGEAKGITVVDDYGHHPTEVLATLAGARRAFGRRVVVAFQPHRYTRTHDLMKEFTTAFNDADVLFVSSVYAAGEEPIPGATGDALADAIRAHGHRDVTYVPKRTELPAALLPRLREGDLVLTLGAGDITHVGPDLLSLLNAPAVTKG
- the murB gene encoding UDP-N-acetylmuramate dehydrogenase; the encoded protein is MVDEGVKTALAARFEQVPECEVKAGAPLAPLISVRVGGAAEALVRPRSVDALVALLKLARDEGAPVTILGGGANTLVGDGGVPGLTVKVPGTLFPEELEVGAEEGLITLCAGSAIVRIVNVMRAQGLVGAEFLAGIPGTLGGAVSMNAGTKNGEAFRVIDAVEVATADGVGWLTKAQIPHSYRHSELPPGGVVTRVRFRLPKGDVDASKAAMDADLGYRKRTQPLSQPNFGSVFTNPPGDHAGRLIERVGLKGHTLGRAQISTLHANWIVNLGGATARDVLGLITLMQTRVREETGVEMKPEVKRVGEFLP
- a CDS encoding D-alanine--D-alanine ligase; the encoded protein is MTVIRGAFSKDELKHKRVGVLYGGLSAEREVSLRTGAAVAEALRSLGYTVVDIDVGKDLPARLVAEKVDVAWLAVHGRYGEDGSLQGLLESMFIPYTGSGVLASALGMDKVYAKQVFVAHGIPTPAYRAFHDEASALVAGDSLPFPFPVVVKPSREGSSVGVHICKTRDAYDAAVRDAAKYAGTLLVEQFVKGREVQGGVLDDEALGVIEVRAAREFYDYDAKYKAGTGTQYLFPAPLPPDQYARVNEVCLGAHRALGCAGASRSDVIVTEGGAVFLLETNTLPGMTATSLLPKIAAGRGIDFPSLCERLLQGACLKA
- a CDS encoding cell division protein FtsQ/DivIB is translated as MAFGRNKNRRRQDAAQRNEAVKGAVRSKGPGVMKVLALTLATGLLVWGGVELRRWALQSPRFELAAVSFSGLQRASRVELLRLAALTKGQNLWALDVGALERTMLQHPWVKKVEVTRRFPNRVSVAVTEHVPEALAVLGELYVLDEEGEPFKRVTPGDGLDLPLVTGVDREGYVADPEQARQRFQAALEVARAYTKEAVAGKPERLSEVRMEGRDVTLVAASGQEVRLGEGDSEVKLQRLARVRRELGARGLAAEIIHLDNRARPGWVAVKISSPVSERNGSAKQ
- the ftsA gene encoding cell division protein FtsA, with protein sequence MAKQKSGEIIVGLDIGTTKICAIVGELTDSGIDIIGIGTHPSKGLRKGVVVNIEATVSSIRRAIEEAELMAGAEISHVYTGIAGGHIKGFNSQGIVAVKDKEVREADIARVIDAAKAVAIPLDREVIHVLPQEFIIDDQGGIKEPLGMAGVRLEAKVHIVTGAVSSAQNIVKCANRTGLNVSDIVLQPLASAEAVLGDDEKELGVCLVDIGGGTTDIAIFSGGSIVHTAVIALGGNNLTSDIAIGLRTPAHEAERIKQKYGCALASLINKDDTLEVPSVGGRQPRVLGRQILCEILEPRVEEIFQLVHREIQKCGYEDLLASGVVITGGSTLLAGMPELAEEVLGLPVRRGMPRGIGGLVDVVKSPMYATGVGLVVYGAKHLDRRMFRIREENVYKKVKGRMREWLEEIF